The following nucleotide sequence is from Syntrophales bacterium.
ATTAAGAAATAATTTGTTCGATTATTTAAACATGGCATCAAAGGGAGAAACCATAATAATCCAGAGAAATAAAGAAGAAGTTGCTCGTTTAGTTCCCACACACCAAACAGATTGGCGAGATAAAATGACTATTAAGCCTCAGGTTATGGTTGCGCCTGAAGAGCTTATCAAACCTGT
It contains:
- a CDS encoding type II toxin-antitoxin system prevent-host-death family antitoxin, which codes for MIKVSATKLRNNLFDYLNMASKGETIIIQRNKEEVARLVPTHQTDWRDKMTIKPQVMVAPEELIKPVEDIWEEYV